From one Rhodoferax sp. PAMC 29310 genomic stretch:
- a CDS encoding L-glutamate gamma-semialdehyde dehydrogenase, with protein sequence MPRQIDRLPFPYLPEDDVVSSRLLALEGALNWAAAAHMATPWVQSVRDNPPPFWAMESLLKEYPISSAEGLALMRLAEALLRVPDVETAVALTADQLGRANFDGTADSTMARLSSSAIAMSKKFLPGNDGESSLMTKLGAKSVVAATLRAVQLLGRQFVLGQTIDEGMKEAVAARKKQPNLGFSYDMLGEGARTDADALRYLASYQNAIAAISRTADAKGSPAHNDGISIKLSALHPRYEDLQYERVMSELLPRVWTLCEAAAKANLNLTIDAEEVDRLELSLDVFEALIARVAEKFPQWTGFGLALQSYQTRGVELIEHLAAMARRYKVKLMCRLVKGAYWDAEIKRAQELGLPGYPVFTHKHHTDVSYLACAQALFAASDVIFPQFATHNAGTIAAVLQMAENGPDGVAYPFELQRLHGMGEGVYREVLKNPKIRCRVYAPVGAHRDLLAYLVRRLLENGANSSFVNQLADESVGMDVLFTTPLRLSPQPAMALPVDMFGAARRNSMGLDMAVVPMRQPLLEALEKTTVPTVPVFDVTQVGAAAQSSHDAFNAWSATPVATRAQALRKTADAMEAQLPELCGMLVKEAFKTWADAISEVREAVDFLRYYANEAERIMATSPQLSALGPWVCISPWNFPLAIFCGQVAAALATGNTVLAKPAEQTPAIALMAVKLMHDSGIPPHALQLLHGPGETVGAALVEQPGVAGVVFTGSTQVAKIIQRALAAKEGPVAPLIAETGGINVMLVDSSALPEQVADAVMQSAFRSAGQRCSALRLLCVHESVADGMLEMIEGAAKELGVGRVGALTTDLGPVIDKEAFDNIQRHVQRLNGEAKSRLNLPVDAALASEQPHMISPQMFEVKGIASVKAEIFGPVLQVVRWKGDPAQVIASINALNYGLTMGIQTRIDSRAQALAASANVGNIYVNRNIIGAVVGVQPFGGEGLSGTGPKAGGPHYLQRFVHEAQALPVAQKLHGQGQGVNVKAAALAVRNSGWLKSSLEQRCTWLGKLGEKALAAAAKQQLADRVLPGPTGETNDLRLHPRGVVAVIADRVDDTVLAQWLGALAGGNALVVAVPSEARESARTALSQWVSAGLSAAAVHVLDTPFEAGAVALAGSDDIEAIVAQPAYATELNRRMAARDGAVVPLITEPLLGCLWRLCAEQTLTVNTTAAGGNVALFAGLSAL encoded by the coding sequence ATGCCTCGCCAAATCGACCGCTTGCCGTTCCCCTATTTGCCGGAGGACGATGTGGTGTCAAGCCGTTTGCTTGCGTTGGAGGGGGCGTTGAACTGGGCCGCTGCCGCGCACATGGCGACGCCATGGGTGCAGTCGGTGCGCGACAATCCCCCGCCGTTCTGGGCCATGGAAAGCCTGCTCAAGGAGTACCCGATTTCCAGTGCCGAAGGCCTGGCTCTGATGCGCCTGGCCGAAGCCTTGTTGAGGGTGCCGGACGTTGAAACGGCGGTGGCGCTGACGGCTGACCAATTGGGGCGGGCCAATTTCGATGGCACTGCGGATTCCACCATGGCGCGCCTGTCGTCTTCGGCCATTGCGATGTCGAAGAAGTTTTTGCCGGGGAACGATGGCGAGTCGAGCCTGATGACCAAGCTGGGCGCGAAATCGGTGGTGGCTGCGACGCTGCGCGCCGTGCAATTGCTGGGCCGCCAGTTTGTGTTGGGCCAGACGATTGATGAAGGCATGAAAGAAGCCGTTGCTGCGCGCAAGAAACAACCGAATCTGGGTTTCAGCTACGACATGTTGGGCGAAGGCGCGCGCACCGATGCCGATGCACTGCGTTACCTGGCCAGCTACCAAAATGCCATCGCCGCCATTTCACGTACCGCCGATGCAAAGGGTTCACCAGCGCACAACGACGGCATTTCCATCAAACTCAGCGCGCTGCACCCGCGCTACGAAGATTTGCAATACGAGCGGGTGATGAGCGAGCTCCTGCCCCGCGTCTGGACACTGTGCGAAGCCGCGGCCAAGGCCAACTTGAACTTGACCATTGACGCCGAAGAGGTGGATCGCCTGGAGTTGTCTCTTGACGTTTTTGAGGCCTTGATTGCCCGGGTTGCCGAAAAGTTTCCCCAGTGGACGGGCTTTGGCCTGGCTTTGCAGTCTTACCAGACGCGCGGTGTCGAGCTCATCGAACACCTGGCTGCCATGGCGCGCCGCTACAAGGTCAAACTCATGTGCCGCCTGGTCAAAGGCGCTTACTGGGATGCGGAAATCAAACGCGCCCAAGAGCTGGGCTTGCCCGGCTACCCCGTGTTCACACACAAGCACCACACCGATGTGAGCTACCTCGCGTGTGCCCAGGCCCTGTTTGCGGCATCTGATGTCATCTTTCCGCAATTTGCCACGCACAACGCCGGCACCATTGCTGCGGTGCTGCAAATGGCGGAAAACGGCCCTGATGGGGTTGCTTACCCGTTCGAGCTGCAGCGTTTGCATGGCATGGGTGAGGGGGTTTACCGCGAAGTGTTGAAAAACCCCAAGATCCGCTGCCGTGTGTATGCGCCCGTGGGCGCCCACCGCGACTTGCTGGCCTACCTGGTGCGCCGCTTGTTGGAGAACGGCGCGAACTCGTCGTTCGTGAACCAGTTGGCGGATGAATCCGTGGGCATGGATGTTTTGTTCACCACCCCGTTGCGTCTGAGTCCTCAACCGGCCATGGCCCTGCCGGTTGACATGTTCGGCGCGGCACGCCGCAATAGCATGGGTCTGGACATGGCCGTGGTGCCCATGCGCCAGCCGCTGTTGGAGGCGTTGGAAAAAACCACGGTGCCCACCGTGCCGGTCTTTGATGTGACACAGGTAGGCGCCGCGGCTCAGTCATCACATGACGCCTTCAACGCCTGGAGCGCCACACCCGTGGCGACGCGCGCCCAAGCCTTGCGCAAGACGGCCGATGCCATGGAAGCCCAGCTGCCGGAACTGTGCGGCATGCTGGTCAAGGAAGCCTTCAAGACCTGGGCCGACGCGATTTCCGAGGTACGCGAGGCAGTGGACTTCTTGCGCTATTACGCCAATGAAGCCGAGCGCATCATGGCGACCTCGCCCCAGTTGTCGGCCCTTGGCCCGTGGGTGTGTATCAGCCCCTGGAACTTCCCGTTGGCCATTTTTTGTGGCCAGGTGGCGGCGGCTTTGGCCACCGGCAACACCGTGTTGGCCAAGCCGGCCGAGCAAACCCCGGCCATCGCCTTGATGGCCGTGAAATTGATGCACGACAGCGGCATCCCCCCCCATGCGTTGCAACTTCTGCATGGTCCCGGCGAAACCGTGGGTGCGGCGCTGGTGGAACAGCCGGGCGTCGCGGGCGTGGTGTTTACCGGCTCCACGCAAGTGGCCAAGATCATTCAGCGCGCACTGGCGGCCAAAGAGGGCCCCGTGGCACCACTGATCGCTGAAACCGGTGGCATCAATGTGATGTTGGTCGACAGCTCGGCCCTGCCCGAGCAAGTGGCCGACGCCGTGATGCAAAGCGCCTTTCGCAGCGCGGGCCAGCGCTGTTCGGCGCTGCGACTGTTGTGCGTGCACGAATCCGTGGCCGACGGCATGCTTGAAATGATTGAAGGTGCTGCCAAAGAGCTGGGTGTGGGCCGCGTGGGCGCCCTGACGACCGACTTGGGTCCCGTGATCGACAAGGAAGCGTTTGACAACATTCAGCGCCACGTCCAGCGATTGAATGGCGAAGCGAAATCGCGGCTGAATTTGCCTGTGGATGCGGCCTTGGCCAGCGAGCAGCCGCACATGATTTCACCGCAGATGTTCGAAGTGAAAGGCATCGCTTCGGTGAAGGCGGAAATCTTTGGCCCGGTCTTGCAAGTGGTGCGCTGGAAGGGTGACCCGGCCCAGGTGATCGCAAGCATCAACGCCCTGAACTACGGCTTGACCATGGGGATCCAGACCCGCATCGACAGCCGTGCGCAGGCCTTGGCCGCCTCGGCGAACGTGGGCAATATTTACGTGAACCGCAACATCATTGGTGCCGTGGTGGGCGTGCAGCCTTTTGGTGGCGAAGGCCTGTCCGGCACCGGTCCCAAGGCCGGGGGTCCGCACTACCTGCAGCGTTTTGTGCATGAGGCGCAAGCCCTCCCCGTCGCTCAGAAACTGCACGGCCAAGGGCAGGGCGTGAATGTGAAAGCCGCTGCTTTGGCGGTGCGCAACAGCGGCTGGTTGAAGAGTTCACTGGAGCAGCGTTGCACTTGGCTGGGGAAGTTGGGCGAGAAAGCGCTCGCAGCGGCTGCCAAACAGCAGTTGGCTGACCGGGTGCTGCCCGGCCCCACGGGCGAGACCAACGACCTGCGCTTGCACCCACGGGGCGTGGTGGCGGTGATTGCCGACCGAGTGGATGACACCGTCTTGGCGCAATGGTTGGGCGCGCTGGCCGGCGGCAACGCCTTGGTGGTGGCGGTGCCGAGCGAAGCCCGTGAGTCCGCCCGGACGGCGCTGAGCCAATGGGTCAGCGCAGGGCTTTCGGCTGCTGCCGTGCATGTGTTGGACACGCCTTTCGAAGCCGGTGCCGTGGCCTTGGCCGGCAGCGATGACATCGAAGCGATCGTGGCGCAGCCCGCCTACGCCACTGAGCTCAACCGCCGCATGGCCGCTCGCGATGGCGCGGTGGTGCCGCTGATCACCGAACCGCTACTGGGTTGTTTGTGGCGGCTGTGCGCCGAGCAAACCCTGACCGTCAACACCACCGCAGCGGGTGGCAACGTGGCGCTGTTTGCCGGTTTGTCGGCTCTTTGA
- a CDS encoding triacylglycerol lipase: MLVHGCFGSSGQFRALAQVLAFQGQQSACLTYDDRAALDDSAAALRRAATLLAGQAGNPPVTVIGHSQGALIARWALTDALDPTPLLPATQAVDWRLVTISVSFSGIAAASTCGKSWLYSLTLGLLPLSCNIFTGAKWKDITFSSDFITQPGQLLAGVNYLKIDTAEKGSCRREADGRCLESDDIFSLAEQRNTQVETGVTVDRVQVQAGHVEIMGDKLQAPTKLITVLQDKGVLRPLVASRRAEFDRMLARVYGQEGDGLRK, from the coding sequence GTGCTGGTCCACGGCTGTTTCGGGTCCTCGGGACAGTTCCGCGCGCTGGCGCAGGTGCTGGCTTTTCAGGGCCAACAATCGGCCTGCCTCACCTACGATGACCGCGCCGCGCTGGACGACAGCGCAGCCGCTCTGCGCCGCGCCGCCACACTGCTCGCCGGGCAGGCCGGCAACCCGCCCGTTACCGTCATCGGTCACAGTCAAGGCGCACTGATCGCGCGCTGGGCGCTGACCGACGCACTGGACCCGACACCGTTGTTGCCGGCCACCCAGGCTGTGGACTGGCGCCTGGTGACGATCTCCGTGTCTTTCTCAGGCATCGCTGCAGCCAGCACCTGCGGCAAGAGCTGGCTCTACTCCTTGACCTTGGGACTGTTGCCGCTGAGTTGCAATATCTTCACCGGCGCCAAGTGGAAAGACATCACGTTTTCTTCCGACTTCATCACCCAGCCCGGACAGTTGTTGGCGGGGGTCAACTACCTGAAGATTGACACTGCTGAAAAGGGCAGTTGCCGCCGTGAGGCCGACGGCCGCTGCCTGGAAAGTGATGATATTTTTTCGCTGGCCGAGCAACGCAACACCCAGGTCGAAACCGGCGTCACGGTGGACCGCGTGCAAGTGCAGGCCGGCCATGTTGAGATCATGGGCGACAAGCTGCAAGCGCCGACCAAGCTGATCACCGTGCTGCAGGACAAGGGGGTGCTCCGCCCACTGGTCGCGAGCCGCAGGGCGGAGTTTGACCGGATGCTGGCCCGGGTGTATGGCCAGGAAGGCGACGGCTTGCGCAAGTAG
- a CDS encoding ABC transporter substrate-binding protein: MVDRRQVLGSAAALGWTMGRPAFAQSEKNIVLGQSVPLSGPSLLLGSQYNQGARLYFDTLNAKGGVNGRLIELKRLDDAMDPVQSAANTRQFIKDGVVALFGYVGAQPSLAAVPLATEAKVPFFAPLSGAQSLRDPFNRYVFHVRASYFEETSAIIRQASTVGIKKIAVFYQDNDVGQAGLEDVVRALAPLSLKPVATAKADANSTDVGPALKTILAANPEAIIQIGTFKSSATFVRLARQAGFKGNLYNLSLVDTQALSDELGAVARGVVVSQVMPFPYASASAVSTEYLQALQASGLTASTPNYTSMEGFVAAKVFTEAARRAGKGLTRESLITALQSMQGYNVGGMSFEFGPDKNAGSRFVEMTMLTEDGKVRR; the protein is encoded by the coding sequence ATGGTCGATCGTCGTCAGGTACTTGGCAGCGCCGCTGCGTTGGGTTGGACCATGGGGCGCCCCGCCTTTGCCCAATCGGAAAAAAATATTGTTTTGGGCCAATCCGTCCCCTTAAGCGGGCCGTCCCTGCTGCTGGGCAGCCAATACAACCAGGGCGCCCGCCTTTACTTTGACACGCTGAACGCCAAAGGTGGCGTCAACGGGCGGCTGATTGAACTCAAGCGCCTGGACGATGCCATGGACCCGGTTCAATCCGCCGCCAACACGCGCCAGTTCATCAAGGATGGTGTGGTGGCCCTGTTTGGCTATGTAGGCGCACAGCCCAGTCTGGCGGCCGTGCCGCTGGCCACCGAGGCCAAGGTGCCGTTTTTCGCGCCGCTCTCGGGCGCCCAGTCGCTACGTGACCCCTTTAACCGTTATGTGTTCCATGTCCGGGCGTCGTACTTTGAGGAAACCTCCGCCATCATCCGGCAGGCCAGCACGGTCGGCATCAAAAAGATTGCGGTGTTTTACCAGGACAACGATGTCGGCCAGGCCGGTTTGGAGGATGTGGTGCGCGCCCTGGCGCCTTTGAGCCTGAAACCCGTTGCCACCGCCAAGGCCGATGCCAACTCCACCGACGTGGGCCCCGCGCTCAAAACCATTCTGGCGGCCAACCCCGAGGCGATCATTCAAATTGGCACCTTCAAAAGCAGTGCCACGTTTGTGCGCCTGGCCCGTCAAGCAGGCTTCAAAGGCAATCTGTACAACCTGTCCCTAGTGGACACGCAGGCCTTGAGCGACGAGTTGGGCGCAGTGGCGCGCGGCGTGGTGGTCAGCCAGGTCATGCCTTTTCCCTACGCCTCGGCCTCGGCAGTGTCCACCGAATACCTGCAGGCCCTGCAGGCGTCCGGGCTGACCGCCAGCACGCCCAATTACACGAGCATGGAAGGCTTTGTGGCAGCCAAAGTGTTTACAGAAGCTGCGCGCCGCGCCGGCAAAGGCCTGACCCGTGAAAGCCTGATCACTGCCCTGCAAAGCATGCAAGGCTACAACGTGGGAGGCATGAGTTTCGAATTTGGACCGGACAAGAACGCGGGCTCGCGATTTGTGGAAATGACCATGTTGACCGAGGACGGCAAAGTCCGCCGCTAG
- a CDS encoding aminopeptidase P N-terminal domain-containing protein, with protein MTQRATTAPHTERRAKLAALLGPRGIALIPTAPEQQRNRDADFLYRPDSYFFYLTGFAEPKGWLVVTGDGKSTLFCQPKDLEREIWDGYRVGPDAAPAQLGVDASFSVADIDTEMPKLLDGRNTVWYPFATHKGLETQVEGWLNKVRGRQRSGALCPEQTRDVCSVLDEMRLIKDPYEQATMRRAAQISAGAHIRAMQLTASMLRRGEDVREYHLDAELLHEFRRHGSQYPAYGSIVAAGANACVLHYRAEAGAVKDGELVLIDAGCELDGYASDITRTYPANGRFTGPQRALYELVLASQEAAVAATCAGARFTDPHDATIKVLAQGMLDVGLLDKNKVGKRDDVIEKRAYFPFYMHRTSHWLGMDVHDCGSYNEPSELAKTKERTDPLTGQTVVDRPSRILQAGMVLTIEPGLYVRPAQGVPEQFHNIGIRIEDDALVTETGCELISRGVPVTVAEIEALMRA; from the coding sequence ATGACCCAACGTGCCACCACCGCCCCCCACACTGAACGCCGCGCCAAGCTGGCCGCCCTGCTGGGCCCGCGCGGCATTGCCCTCATTCCCACCGCACCCGAGCAGCAGCGCAACCGCGACGCTGACTTTTTGTACCGCCCGGACAGCTACTTTTTCTACCTGACCGGCTTTGCCGAACCCAAGGGCTGGTTGGTGGTGACAGGCGACGGCAAGAGCACGCTGTTTTGCCAACCCAAAGACCTGGAGCGAGAAATCTGGGACGGCTACCGTGTCGGCCCTGACGCCGCGCCTGCCCAACTGGGTGTAGACGCATCGTTTTCCGTGGCCGATATCGACACCGAAATGCCCAAGCTGCTGGACGGGCGCAACACCGTGTGGTACCCGTTTGCCACCCACAAAGGGCTGGAAACCCAGGTGGAGGGCTGGCTGAACAAAGTGCGTGGCCGTCAGCGATCTGGCGCACTGTGCCCGGAACAGACCCGTGATGTGTGCAGCGTGCTCGACGAGATGCGCCTGATCAAAGACCCCTATGAACAGGCCACCATGCGCCGCGCCGCGCAGATCAGCGCTGGCGCCCATATTCGGGCCATGCAACTCACCGCCAGCATGTTGCGCCGGGGCGAAGACGTGCGGGAGTACCACCTGGACGCCGAACTCTTGCACGAGTTTCGCCGCCATGGCTCGCAGTACCCCGCTTACGGCTCTATCGTGGCCGCCGGTGCCAATGCCTGCGTGCTGCATTACCGCGCGGAGGCGGGCGCCGTCAAAGACGGTGAACTGGTGTTGATTGACGCCGGCTGCGAGTTGGATGGTTACGCCAGCGACATTACCCGCACTTACCCCGCCAATGGCCGCTTCACCGGCCCGCAGCGCGCCTTGTACGAGCTGGTGCTGGCTTCGCAAGAAGCCGCCGTGGCCGCCACCTGTGCTGGCGCGCGCTTCACTGACCCGCACGACGCCACGATCAAGGTGCTGGCGCAAGGCATGCTGGACGTGGGCCTCTTGGACAAAAACAAGGTAGGCAAGCGTGACGACGTGATCGAGAAACGCGCTTACTTTCCTTTCTACATGCACCGCACCAGCCACTGGCTGGGCATGGATGTGCACGACTGCGGCAGCTACAACGAACCCTCTGAGCTGGCCAAAACCAAGGAGCGCACCGACCCGCTCACCGGCCAAACGGTGGTCGACCGCCCCTCGCGAATTCTGCAAGCCGGCATGGTGCTCACCATTGAGCCTGGCCTCTATGTGCGCCCCGCCCAGGGTGTGCCCGAGCAGTTTCACAACATCGGCATTCGCATTGAAGATGACGCCCTGGTCACCGAGACTGGTTGCGAGTTGATCAGCCGGGGTGTGCCCGTGACCGTGGCTGAAATCGAGGCGCTGATGCGGGCCTAA
- a CDS encoding YdcH family protein, which yields MFPEFRDLITELKTSDHHFIRLFDKHNDLDRVIRHKEAHMEPATPEEIETLKKEKLLLKDQLYAILKKASASGA from the coding sequence ATGTTCCCTGAGTTCCGCGACCTGATCACCGAATTGAAGACCAGCGACCATCATTTCATCCGCCTGTTTGACAAGCACAATGATCTGGACCGCGTTATCCGGCACAAGGAAGCGCATATGGAGCCGGCCACCCCCGAAGAAATCGAAACCCTCAAAAAGGAAAAACTCCTGCTCAAGGACCAGCTCTACGCCATCCTCAAAAAGGCCAGCGCCAGCGGTGCCTGA
- a CDS encoding CYTH and CHAD domain-containing protein, translating to MTSAHTRTSPSFVEIELKLALPGADTALVAQRLARSPLLARRKPTRQMLRNVYYDTPDQQLRGQRVALRTRQVGTEGATQWLQTLKMAGTSDSALSQRGEWESPVPGAALSRKALKATPWTSLDPDGAVFKGLAPAFSTDFERTLWTVRRRNGSVVEVALDQGEVIAGGQRAPIFELELELKAGPPEALFELAQELARTVALVPASISKAQRGYALAQGTLDAPLTAQPARLKSCQSLTDAAGLLLRDMFNQFTTNLIALSHNDDPELAHQARIGWRRFKSTLRLWSPVLGQEARPSWAALQPLLDCLGALRDLDVARLDTLPPLANAFVAGDPRRSEVWQSMAASLDAATTLQRKTVRYALQDPSVGACLLLTTQWLAGLAGTPASSSKLKPWARQQMDHLHHHLKRARKRTTTLEQIHRTRLLAKRLRYGLEALQSLLPKAHTRRWREQAVALQNRLGNNRDVALVPVLLAGLDIDAGLLAFLRGVAVGRAG from the coding sequence ATGACATCAGCCCACACCCGCACTTCCCCGTCCTTTGTCGAGATCGAGCTCAAGCTCGCTTTGCCTGGCGCCGACACCGCCCTTGTGGCGCAGCGGCTGGCCCGCTCGCCCCTGTTGGCGCGGCGCAAACCTACACGCCAGATGCTGCGCAATGTGTACTACGACACGCCCGACCAGCAACTGCGCGGGCAACGCGTGGCTCTGCGCACGCGCCAGGTCGGCACCGAGGGCGCCACCCAGTGGCTGCAAACCCTGAAAATGGCCGGCACCAGCGACTCCGCCCTGAGCCAACGGGGTGAGTGGGAAAGCCCCGTGCCCGGTGCAGCCCTGTCGCGCAAGGCGCTGAAAGCCACTCCCTGGACGTCGTTGGACCCCGACGGCGCCGTTTTCAAAGGCCTGGCACCCGCTTTTTCCACTGACTTTGAACGCACGCTGTGGACTGTGCGCCGGCGCAACGGCAGTGTGGTCGAAGTGGCGCTTGACCAGGGCGAAGTCATTGCCGGTGGCCAGCGCGCGCCCATTTTTGAGCTGGAACTGGAGCTCAAAGCCGGCCCGCCCGAAGCCCTGTTTGAGTTGGCGCAGGAGTTGGCCCGCACGGTGGCGCTGGTCCCTGCCAGCATCAGCAAAGCCCAGCGTGGTTATGCGCTGGCGCAGGGCACGCTGGACGCGCCACTTACCGCACAGCCCGCTCGGCTCAAATCATGCCAAAGCCTGACCGATGCCGCCGGCCTGCTGTTGCGCGACATGTTCAACCAGTTCACCACCAATCTGATTGCCTTGAGCCACAACGACGACCCCGAGTTGGCGCACCAGGCGCGTATTGGCTGGCGCCGCTTCAAAAGCACACTGCGGCTGTGGTCGCCCGTGCTGGGACAAGAGGCCCGCCCGTCTTGGGCCGCGCTGCAACCCCTGCTCGACTGCCTGGGTGCATTGCGTGACCTGGACGTGGCCCGGCTGGACACCCTGCCCCCACTGGCTAACGCCTTTGTGGCCGGCGACCCGCGTCGGTCCGAGGTCTGGCAAAGCATGGCAGCGTCTTTGGATGCGGCCACTACTTTGCAAAGAAAAACCGTGCGTTACGCCCTGCAAGACCCCAGCGTGGGCGCCTGCCTGCTGCTCACGACACAGTGGCTGGCGGGTCTGGCGGGCACGCCAGCTTCCAGCTCAAAGTTGAAGCCTTGGGCGCGTCAGCAAATGGATCATTTGCACCACCATCTGAAGCGCGCGCGCAAGCGCACCACCACGCTGGAGCAAATTCACCGAACTCGTCTGCTGGCGAAGCGCCTGCGCTACGGCCTGGAGGCTCTGCAATCCCTGCTGCCCAAAGCACACACCCGGCGCTGGCGCGAGCAGGCCGTGGCGCTGCAAAACCGGCTGGGCAACAACCGCGATGTTGCCCTTGTTCCAGTTTTGTTGGCTGGGTTGGATATTGACGCCGGGCTGCTGGCTTTTCTGCGTGGTGTGGCCGTAGGCCGTGCAGGCTGA
- a CDS encoding YccF domain-containing protein → MGLIGNVLWFVFGGFVMGLGWWLAGLLALLTIVGIPWAKACFVIGQFTFFPFGKVAISRKNLSRRDDIGTGTLGLLGNVIWFIFAGIWLAIGHLLSALLCFLTIIGIPFGLQHLKLAGIALAPIGKTIVDKDTAAGAGYTGI, encoded by the coding sequence ATGGGGTTGATTGGCAACGTGCTTTGGTTCGTCTTTGGCGGCTTTGTCATGGGTCTGGGCTGGTGGCTGGCTGGGCTGTTGGCGTTGCTCACCATCGTGGGCATTCCCTGGGCCAAAGCCTGTTTCGTGATCGGTCAATTTACGTTTTTTCCGTTTGGCAAAGTTGCCATAAGCAGAAAAAATCTGTCCAGGCGGGATGATATTGGAACCGGCACCTTGGGGCTTTTAGGCAATGTCATCTGGTTCATCTTTGCGGGTATCTGGCTGGCCATTGGGCATCTGCTTTCCGCGCTGCTGTGTTTTCTCACCATCATTGGTATTCCCTTTGGTTTGCAGCACTTGAAGCTGGCAGGCATCGCGCTGGCGCCAATTGGCAAAACCATCGTGGACAAGGACACTGCTGCCGGCGCTGGTTACACAGGGATTTGA
- a CDS encoding flavin reductase family protein: MSDSIHFYEPRHGHGLPHDPFNAIVGPRPIGWISSKGSNGSVNLAPYSFFNAFNYTPPIVGFASIGAKDTLRNVQQTGEFVWNLVTHDLAQPMNQTCAAVPPEVDEFVLAGLTPVASRLVNVPRVEQSPVSFECRCTQIVQLQSISGDTVPTWLVLGEVVAVHIAQRLLKDGVYDTARAGHLLRAGGPGDYFTVGPEQLLHMRRPA; this comes from the coding sequence ATGTCTGATTCGATTCACTTTTACGAACCCCGCCACGGTCATGGGTTACCGCATGACCCATTCAACGCCATCGTAGGACCACGCCCCATCGGCTGGATTTCGTCCAAGGGAAGCAATGGCTCGGTCAACCTGGCGCCCTACAGCTTTTTCAACGCCTTCAACTACACCCCGCCCATCGTGGGGTTTGCCAGCATTGGCGCCAAGGACACGCTGCGCAATGTGCAGCAGACGGGCGAGTTTGTCTGGAACCTGGTGACGCATGATCTGGCCCAGCCCATGAACCAGACCTGCGCGGCCGTGCCGCCTGAGGTGGATGAGTTTGTGCTGGCCGGGTTAACGCCCGTGGCCTCACGGCTGGTGAATGTGCCCCGCGTGGAGCAAAGCCCGGTGAGCTTTGAATGCCGTTGCACGCAAATCGTGCAGTTGCAAAGCATCAGCGGCGACACCGTGCCGACCTGGCTGGTACTGGGCGAAGTGGTGGCGGTGCACATTGCCCAGCGCCTGTTGAAAGACGGGGTGTACGACACGGCCCGCGCCGGGCATCTGCTGCGCGCCGGGGGCCCGGGAGACTATTTCACGGTGGGGCCGGAGCAACTGCTGCACATGCGTCGCCCGGCATAA
- a CDS encoding DUF1326 domain-containing protein, with translation MTQWNLNGTYFEACNCEAACPCIFTSPPTEGDCKALVAWHINKGEYNGTSLDGLNVALAVHAPGTMVATKWQVAAYFDDKASAAQNDALHAIFGGKAGGHPAVLASFIGEMVGAKNVPMVYRADGRKSSLSIPGIAEADIEQLDGQGGGPITIEGHPLCIAPGKAATVARASRFSLKDHGWGWQFSGRSGLMSDFAYQSE, from the coding sequence ATGACCCAGTGGAATCTCAATGGAACCTATTTCGAAGCTTGCAACTGCGAGGCTGCCTGTCCCTGCATTTTCACCAGTCCGCCCACCGAGGGCGACTGCAAAGCCCTTGTCGCCTGGCACATCAACAAGGGCGAGTACAACGGCACCTCGCTGGACGGTTTGAATGTCGCCTTGGCCGTGCATGCGCCGGGCACCATGGTGGCGACCAAATGGCAGGTGGCCGCCTATTTTGACGACAAGGCCAGCGCGGCACAAAACGACGCACTGCACGCTATTTTTGGCGGCAAAGCCGGTGGCCACCCGGCCGTTCTGGCCTCCTTCATCGGCGAGATGGTGGGCGCCAAGAATGTGCCCATGGTCTACCGCGCCGATGGTCGCAAAAGCAGCCTGTCCATTCCCGGCATTGCCGAGGCCGACATTGAGCAACTCGACGGCCAGGGCGGTGGGCCAATCACGATCGAAGGCCACCCCCTTTGTATTGCCCCCGGCAAAGCGGCCACGGTCGCGCGGGCCAGTCGCTTTAGCCTGAAAGACCACGGTTGGGGCTGGCAATTCTCGGGTCGCAGCGGCTTGATGTCGGACTTCGCCTACCAATCGGAGTAA